A window from Rhizosphaericola mali encodes these proteins:
- the galA gene encoding beta-galactosidase GalA, with product MKIKNIILSNLILLGLTTSQYALAQTRIKKNMDTDWKFHLGSANDPTKDFNYGIANLFAKTGKITKSAVDENFNDSDWTKIQLPHDWAVSLPITFNNNEDILAHGYRPVGGLYPENSIGWYRKSFDVNTADSGKQFSLQFDGIFRDSKVWVNGIYLGGDFSGYLGQNYRIADFLHFNKPNEIVVRVDATQFEGWFYEGAGINRHVWLEETNNLAINLDKYFTYNKTENNLSKINVEISIKNLNTTAQTGQIITELKSRDGKILTSTSNDFKVEDNNGTIVKQELSIQDAHLWDIDNPYLYRLHSYIFVNGTTIDETTTKIGIRNIEITPDKGLLLNGKSVKVKGTNDHQEHAGVGSALPDALQYYRVTLLKQMGSNALRTSHAAVAPELLEACDSLGMLVLDEQRLLNSGLEYNQQFKRLIERDRNHPSVFLWSIGNEENAIQTNSTGKRIAQTLIADQKKWDPTRTSTYAADLANVFDGVNQIIPVRGFNYRVDAVIPYHNDHPSQPTIGTEMGSTVMTRGEYKMDTAHAYVLDQDSIHPWWASTAEHWWKTVADKQWMTGGFIWTGFDYRGEPTPFEWPNVNSHFGVMDLCGFPKNIYYYYKSWWSDEPVLHIGQKWNYTGQEGKPVNVWVYSNASVVELYLNNKSLGKKSMPKNGHLEWNVPYKPGTLKAVATINGKKIEDKIVTSGPTEDLSFTLSKKILNADGQDVIAINIEAKDKNGNVVLDAKDPLKFALEGDGTLVGFGNGNPSDHAPEVGINNQGSRNLFNGYAQVIIKSGKTKENLKLKITLNNKTFVQEIEQK from the coding sequence ATGAAAATTAAAAATATAATACTTAGTAACTTAATTTTACTTGGTTTAACTACAAGTCAATATGCACTTGCACAAACTAGAATTAAGAAAAATATGGATACCGATTGGAAATTTCATCTGGGAAGTGCTAATGATCCCACAAAGGATTTTAACTATGGCATTGCTAATCTTTTCGCTAAAACTGGTAAAATTACAAAGTCGGCAGTAGATGAAAATTTCAATGATTCAGATTGGACAAAAATCCAATTACCACACGACTGGGCGGTCTCACTACCAATAACTTTTAATAATAATGAAGATATACTAGCACATGGTTATAGACCCGTCGGTGGCTTATATCCTGAGAATAGTATTGGGTGGTATAGAAAATCATTTGACGTAAATACTGCAGATAGTGGCAAACAATTCTCTTTACAATTTGACGGAATCTTTAGAGATAGTAAAGTTTGGGTAAATGGCATTTATCTAGGTGGTGATTTTTCGGGATATTTAGGTCAGAACTATAGAATTGCAGATTTTTTACATTTTAACAAACCGAATGAAATTGTAGTTAGAGTGGATGCCACTCAATTTGAAGGTTGGTTTTATGAAGGTGCTGGCATCAATAGACACGTATGGTTGGAAGAAACAAATAACCTAGCAATCAATTTGGATAAATATTTCACCTATAATAAAACGGAAAATAATTTATCCAAAATCAATGTAGAAATTTCGATTAAAAACTTGAATACAACGGCTCAAACGGGCCAAATCATTACGGAATTAAAATCTAGAGATGGCAAGATTCTAACATCAACCTCTAATGATTTTAAAGTAGAGGATAACAATGGAACTATAGTCAAACAAGAATTGTCTATTCAAGATGCACATCTTTGGGATATTGACAATCCTTATTTATACAGACTGCACTCCTATATCTTTGTTAATGGTACTACTATTGATGAAACAACTACTAAAATAGGCATTCGAAATATCGAAATTACACCCGATAAAGGATTGCTTTTAAACGGTAAATCGGTAAAAGTTAAAGGAACAAACGACCACCAAGAGCATGCTGGCGTTGGTTCTGCGCTTCCAGATGCTTTGCAATACTATAGAGTTACACTATTAAAACAAATGGGATCAAATGCTCTCAGGACGAGTCATGCAGCAGTTGCTCCGGAACTATTGGAGGCTTGTGATAGCTTAGGTATGTTAGTTTTGGATGAACAAAGATTATTAAATAGTGGATTAGAATATAACCAACAATTCAAAAGATTGATTGAAAGAGATCGAAATCATCCGTCTGTATTTCTTTGGTCTATAGGCAACGAAGAAAATGCAATTCAAACAAATTCAACAGGTAAAAGAATAGCACAAACTTTAATTGCAGACCAGAAAAAATGGGATCCAACACGCACATCAACTTACGCAGCAGATTTGGCAAATGTATTTGACGGCGTGAATCAAATCATTCCAGTTCGTGGGTTTAACTATAGAGTAGATGCGGTGATTCCATATCATAATGATCATCCTAGTCAACCAACAATTGGTACAGAGATGGGAAGTACCGTGATGACACGCGGTGAATATAAGATGGACACAGCACATGCCTACGTTTTGGATCAAGATTCCATTCATCCTTGGTGGGCAAGTACGGCTGAGCATTGGTGGAAAACTGTAGCAGACAAACAATGGATGACGGGTGGATTTATTTGGACAGGATTTGACTATAGAGGCGAACCAACACCATTTGAATGGCCAAATGTCAATAGTCATTTTGGCGTGATGGACCTATGTGGTTTCCCCAAAAACATCTATTACTATTATAAAAGTTGGTGGTCAGACGAACCCGTTTTGCATATTGGGCAAAAATGGAATTATACGGGACAAGAAGGCAAACCTGTCAATGTCTGGGTATATAGTAATGCGTCAGTGGTGGAACTATATTTGAATAATAAAAGCTTGGGTAAAAAATCTATGCCAAAAAATGGTCATTTGGAATGGAATGTACCTTACAAACCAGGAACATTAAAAGCCGTCGCAACAATTAATGGTAAAAAAATAGAAGATAAAATCGTCACTTCCGGACCTACAGAAGATTTATCTTTTACCCTATCTAAAAAAATATTAAATGCAGATGGTCAGGACGTCATCGCTATCAATATCGAAGCAAAAGATAAAAATGGAAATGTAGTTTTGGATGCAAAAGATCCATTAAAATTTGCGCTTGAAGGCGATGGAACTTTGGTAGGTTTTGGCAATGGTAATCCTAGTGACCACGCACCTGAAGTGGGTATCAACAATCAAGGTAGCCGAAATTTGTTCAATGGTTACGCACAAGTGATTATCAAATCTGGTAAGACAAAAGAAAATTTAAAATTAAAAATCACACTGAATAACAAAACTTTTGTTCAAGAAATAGAGCAAAAATAA
- a CDS encoding M1 family metallopeptidase: MKIGLFLSISGLLALLSNNSFGQARGHGPFSHVDSLRGSITPERSWWDVTRYDLTIKPDYTQKFTSGNNLITYKVSGKQTTRKMQIDLQPPLNIDSAFLDGRKKITFTHNPSDSNVWYLDMPVQAMGSSHAVKIFFSGNPHIAVRPPWDGGWSFSKDSLGRPWMTVCCQGLGASIWYPCKDHQSDEPDNGASLSMIIPDTLVGVSNGRMISEIDNHDGTKTVKWGVKNPISTYCLIPYIGKYVNLKGKYLGEKGYLDLSFWALDYHEKIAKPYFFDESEKMLTAYEHWFGPYPFYEDSYKLVETDNTGMEHQSNIGYGNHYAPGYRGRDDSHTGYGLKCDFIIVHESGHEWWGNNLTSYDLADMWVHESFTNYAEALYTEYHWGKKAGNDYVFGVRGGIHNQGTIVPAFNVNAEGTGDMYPKGGNMLHSIRHSLDNDTLFREILRGLQKDYYHQVVTGKQVVAYFNKKSGFDYSKVFEQYLNTTQIPTLKYYFTGNEVHFKYDSCIHGFNLPIAMRDGKNVVKLYPSDKWQSKQITPAQKNLLTQKDISYMYFINVKETQD, translated from the coding sequence ATGAAAATTGGGTTATTTCTCTCCATATCTGGACTACTAGCATTATTGTCAAACAATTCTTTTGGGCAAGCGCGTGGTCATGGACCATTCTCGCATGTTGATTCCTTACGTGGAAGTATTACACCTGAAAGAAGCTGGTGGGACGTTACTCGTTATGATTTGACAATTAAACCAGATTATACGCAAAAATTTACAAGTGGTAATAATTTGATTACTTATAAAGTATCAGGCAAACAAACCACGCGTAAAATGCAAATCGATCTACAACCACCTTTGAATATTGATAGTGCATTTTTGGACGGTAGAAAAAAGATTACATTTACACATAATCCATCAGACTCTAATGTTTGGTATTTAGATATGCCAGTACAAGCGATGGGTAGCAGTCACGCTGTCAAAATATTTTTTAGTGGCAATCCTCATATTGCGGTACGTCCGCCTTGGGATGGCGGCTGGTCCTTTTCCAAAGATTCCCTTGGTAGACCTTGGATGACCGTTTGTTGTCAAGGTTTGGGGGCTTCAATTTGGTATCCTTGTAAAGATCATCAGAGCGATGAACCGGATAATGGAGCTTCTCTTTCTATGATTATCCCAGACACGCTTGTAGGTGTTTCCAATGGTAGAATGATTTCAGAAATAGATAATCATGATGGTACTAAAACAGTCAAATGGGGTGTCAAAAATCCAATAAGCACCTATTGTCTCATACCTTATATTGGTAAATATGTCAATTTAAAGGGGAAATATCTTGGTGAAAAAGGTTATTTGGATTTAAGTTTTTGGGCACTAGATTACCATGAAAAAATTGCTAAACCCTATTTCTTTGATGAATCTGAAAAAATGTTAACGGCCTACGAACATTGGTTTGGACCTTATCCATTTTATGAGGATAGTTACAAATTAGTGGAGACGGACAATACAGGTATGGAGCACCAAAGCAATATTGGCTATGGCAATCATTATGCACCAGGGTATCGAGGAAGGGATGATTCACATACGGGATATGGTCTGAAATGTGACTTTATAATAGTACATGAATCTGGTCATGAATGGTGGGGAAATAATTTAACAAGCTACGACTTAGCAGATATGTGGGTGCATGAAAGTTTTACCAACTATGCAGAGGCATTATATACAGAATATCATTGGGGTAAAAAAGCGGGCAACGACTATGTATTTGGAGTAAGAGGTGGCATACACAATCAAGGTACTATTGTTCCTGCATTTAACGTCAATGCGGAAGGTACAGGAGACATGTATCCTAAAGGTGGCAATATGTTGCATAGTATCCGTCATAGTTTGGATAATGATACTTTATTTAGAGAAATATTAAGAGGTTTGCAAAAAGACTATTATCATCAAGTGGTAACTGGTAAACAAGTTGTGGCTTATTTTAATAAAAAATCAGGATTTGATTACTCTAAAGTATTTGAACAATATCTGAACACAACGCAAATCCCTACATTGAAATACTATTTTACGGGAAATGAAGTACATTTCAAATATGATAGTTGCATTCATGGATTTAATCTTCCAATTGCCATGAGAGATGGTAAAAATGTAGTCAAATTATATCCTTCGGATAAATGGCAATCAAAGCAAATTACGCCTGCGCAAAAGAATCTTTTAACGCAAAAGGATATCAGCTACATGTATTTTATCAATGTAAAAGAAACCCAAGACTAA
- a CDS encoding glycoside hydrolase 5 family protein yields the protein MRKFYSFISIIFFCVQYSYAQLTPKTSQSEVYLDKNGILKNTVTDQPAYYLGVNYTEPFVFGYRNQKKLGYDIYKAMEQDVYHIHRLGVNAFRIHVFDIEISDLKGNLLENDHLNALDYLISLFEKRGIKIILTPLAFWGNGYPEKDTKTAGFSSTYDKGKVTVEEPAIKAQKNYLKQLLKHKNSYTNKNYIEDANIIAFEVNNEPNHSGTIDSVQSYIDRLIMAMKSVGCKKPIYYNISESPKFAKAVINSKANGYSMQWYPTRLLSGHTLLDNNLPNVNHYYIPFDTIPGFKGKGRIVYEFESADVLQPIMYPMMAKSFKDAGFQWATQFEYDPMNLANSNTEYGTHYMNLAYTPDKALSLLIAGKVFRNDSWNPEDKTYPKDSIFGHTLVSYKQQLSVYNSDTDFIYTNTTEISPIAKNKLVHIAGAGNSPIVTYNGNGAYFLDKISDNTWRLEVMPDYIQLADPFGKTNIHQSVRQIIWNENQLTLNLPNFSNNYCIKKIDGENSKLIATNGNTTQVTPGVYLIATSKNELDKISTDASWNNQKINEFVAPVQDTTENIVWNTPKELPANKDWNFKIQVTNIQPNDSIVLWIRHFPDDYHSYVMQRLNAREYEAKIPKEWMQSGEMSIQISRVRNWNYLNFPGKNIGNPYDWDQINNNYSTIKIVDKSTDLVLFNTSPNLYPRVFPDTLKFQLPITNTGNLIQNYAITLNANEVIFGWENSFVSKIANRRFDLDELNHLEIKGNANQDLTATIGLIDANGNYFAKNIHLNKGNFAQKIALSDLEAKDRLLLPVPYPSFQKLWYKTDHSQKMEKNWIEKVQIQILKQDNLQLANTCTFGIEKIALTK from the coding sequence GTGCGTAAGTTTTATTCTTTTATAAGTATCATTTTCTTTTGTGTACAATATAGTTATGCTCAATTGACACCAAAGACCTCTCAGTCAGAAGTTTATTTGGATAAAAATGGTATTTTAAAAAATACAGTTACAGATCAGCCGGCATATTATTTGGGGGTAAACTATACCGAACCATTTGTATTTGGATATCGTAATCAAAAAAAATTGGGATATGATATTTATAAAGCGATGGAACAAGACGTGTATCATATTCATCGCTTAGGAGTCAATGCATTTCGTATACATGTATTTGATATTGAAATATCTGACCTTAAAGGTAATTTATTGGAAAATGACCATCTAAATGCATTAGATTATCTAATTTCCTTATTTGAAAAAAGAGGCATAAAAATCATCTTAACACCATTAGCATTTTGGGGGAATGGTTATCCAGAAAAAGATACGAAAACAGCTGGATTTTCCTCTACTTACGACAAAGGGAAAGTTACAGTTGAAGAACCTGCGATCAAAGCGCAGAAAAATTACCTTAAACAACTATTAAAACATAAAAATAGTTATACGAATAAAAACTATATTGAAGATGCGAATATCATTGCATTTGAGGTAAATAATGAACCCAATCATTCTGGCACTATTGATAGTGTGCAATCCTATATTGACAGATTGATTATGGCCATGAAAAGTGTTGGATGTAAAAAACCTATCTACTATAATATTAGTGAATCTCCAAAATTTGCAAAGGCAGTTATAAATTCCAAAGCCAATGGTTATAGTATGCAATGGTATCCGACAAGACTACTATCTGGGCATACACTATTGGATAATAATTTACCTAATGTAAATCACTATTATATCCCATTTGATACGATACCTGGATTCAAAGGTAAAGGACGAATTGTTTACGAATTTGAGTCTGCCGATGTACTACAACCGATCATGTATCCTATGATGGCCAAAAGTTTTAAAGATGCAGGCTTTCAATGGGCGACACAATTTGAATATGATCCTATGAATTTGGCAAATTCAAATACGGAATATGGTACACATTACATGAATTTGGCATACACGCCAGACAAAGCATTGAGTCTATTAATTGCAGGAAAAGTATTTAGAAATGATAGTTGGAATCCAGAAGATAAAACATATCCCAAGGATAGCATATTTGGACATACCTTAGTTTCGTACAAACAACAATTGAGTGTATATAATTCGGATACGGATTTTATCTATACAAATACAACAGAAATATCACCGATTGCGAAAAATAAATTAGTACACATCGCAGGCGCGGGCAACTCTCCTATTGTCACCTATAATGGAAATGGCGCTTATTTTTTAGATAAAATTAGTGACAATACTTGGCGTTTGGAAGTCATGCCGGACTATATACAATTAGCAGATCCATTTGGAAAAACAAATATTCATCAATCTGTAAGGCAAATTATTTGGAATGAAAACCAATTAACTTTGAATCTTCCCAATTTTTCTAATAACTATTGTATCAAAAAAATTGATGGTGAAAATTCAAAATTAATTGCTACAAATGGCAATACAACACAGGTTACACCTGGTGTGTATCTAATTGCAACGTCAAAAAATGAATTGGACAAAATCTCTACTGATGCAAGTTGGAATAATCAAAAAATTAATGAATTTGTAGCGCCCGTACAAGACACTACAGAAAATATAGTTTGGAATACGCCAAAAGAATTACCTGCAAATAAAGATTGGAATTTTAAAATCCAAGTGACAAATATTCAACCAAATGATTCTATAGTACTTTGGATTAGACATTTTCCAGATGATTATCATTCCTATGTAATGCAACGTTTAAATGCACGAGAATATGAGGCAAAGATTCCCAAAGAATGGATGCAGTCAGGAGAAATGAGTATTCAAATAAGTAGAGTTAGAAATTGGAATTATTTGAATTTTCCAGGTAAAAATATAGGAAATCCATATGATTGGGATCAAATAAATAATAATTATAGTACGATTAAAATTGTAGACAAATCTACAGATCTAGTACTCTTTAATACAAGTCCGAATCTATATCCTAGAGTATTTCCAGATACATTGAAATTTCAATTACCAATTACCAATACTGGAAATCTAATCCAAAACTATGCAATCACACTTAACGCAAATGAGGTAATTTTTGGTTGGGAAAATAGTTTTGTATCAAAAATAGCCAATAGACGTTTTGATTTGGATGAATTAAATCATTTGGAAATTAAGGGAAATGCCAATCAAGACCTTACTGCAACGATCGGGCTTATTGATGCCAACGGTAATTATTTTGCAAAAAATATCCATTTAAACAAGGGCAATTTCGCTCAAAAAATTGCATTATCTGATTTAGAGGCAAAGGATAGATTGCTTCTGCCTGTACCTTATCCCTCTTTTCAAAAATTATGGTACAAAACCGACCATAGTCAAAAAATGGAAAAAAACTGGATTGAAAAGGTACAAATTCAAATATTGAAACAAGATAATCTCCAATTGGCGAATACTTGTACATTTGGTATCGAAAAAATTGCTCTAACGAAATAA